GAGTCATCTTTGGACAGATGTTGCTGGATGTTGGCAAGTCTGACCCAAGCGATTAGAAAAAAGCGAAGTTCAGTCAGGAGCTTGCTTTTGCCCCTGCGCTTGTAAGGCAATCCATCCCTTTGCAGGTTTGGTTCCGGGGCTGAACTTACAGCCACTCGGAGAGTGACAAGGCCGGTTCTAAGAGCAGGGCGATCGCGACACCAAGAGCAGCACCGACTAAAACTTCCAGTCGTGTGTGTCCCAAAACTTCTTTCAAACGCTCGATCGCGTCTTCATCACTATCCTCTTGACTCGTCAAGACTTGCTCACTGATCAAGTTGAGAATGCGGGCTTGACGTCCTGCTGCCCAGCGAACGCCGGCAGCGTCATACATCACAATGATCGCGAAGACAGTGACGACTGCAAATTCGAGGCTGCCCCACCCCTGCTGGCGGCCCACTGCTGTGGCCAAGGCAGCGACAAGAGCGGAGTGAGAACTGGGCATGCCGCCGGTTTCAATCAGTACATGCCAGTTCAAACGGCGATCGCGCACCCCTTCAACGATGAGCTTCGAGAACTGTGCAATACCACAGGCCAACAGAGCTGCAACGAGAACATCATTGGCCAGCACTTGCTGAAGAATTGCCAGCATCAGTGTTTCCGTGCAGTGATGTAGTCTGCGATCGCCCGCAGCGGATCTGCTTCCGGCCCAAAGGCCGCGATCGCAGTTTTCGCCTCAGTAATCAGCTGATCGGCATACTCCCGAGAAGCGTCTAGGCCAAGAAGACTGGGATAGGTGGCTTTCTGCGCCGCGAGATCCTTGCCTGCCGTTTTGCCCAATTCCTCAGCCGTGGCCGTGATGTCGAGGATGTCGTCAATCACTTGGAAGGCCAGACCTATTTTTTGGGCGTAGGTGCGCAGTTG
The sequence above is a segment of the Synechococcus elongatus PCC 11801 genome. Coding sequences within it:
- a CDS encoding divergent PAP2 family protein, translating into MLAILQQVLANDVLVAALLACGIAQFSKLIVEGVRDRRLNWHVLIETGGMPSSHSALVAALATAVGRQQGWGSLEFAVVTVFAIIVMYDAAGVRWAAGRQARILNLISEQVLTSQEDSDEDAIERLKEVLGHTRLEVLVGAALGVAIALLLEPALSLSEWL